The following coding sequences lie in one Deltaproteobacteria bacterium genomic window:
- a CDS encoding TonB-dependent receptor, protein MFAPWILALALPASVDDCDAQLRGRAIDAATGEGIAAAHVRLSDRDGERTTTADDDGRFAFEGVCRGERTLAIGRADYEPRSLRVAIAAQDPTRELEAVLEPRMVDRVDDVVVEALAPAPTELRASHSIDGEALAQLRGRNLADTLARVPGVTVLRGSGGAPGKPIIRGQDERRSLLIFDGVRHAGQKWGLDHPPEIDPFAADRITVIKGPGGIRYGPDAIGGVVLVEPAPLRTTPGVDGQAHLVGVSNGVRGTAALRLDGAHARARGLAWRVDGNITRGAAIITPRYPLDNTGALQWNAGARVGYQRHGHEFVVAYRRNVVKSGLCTCLRNATPEEFQQGIALGRPVNWQLYSREYAIDRAYSHASHDLALARAVVSLGDAGHLSATYSLQHNRRREFDIVRSAVAGPQYTFVLDTHGVDVAFERTPQQLSAAVSSSGTYGLAASVQRNRFRSNQTLVPDYQQLYAGVFAVERLVLRRAELQLGVRYDGLSRVATLRQRDYLGQVAAGRLQPSRCDGTADGGGRCGFAFHTGSASIATVLRPIPRDDGFAITLDLSSAGRVPAVDEMFLNGSSPSFPVLGLGDARLGVERTWGAALSLAYANRFIATDGAAWVNWIDDYIYFGPAPGGQLTQTVHGSFPLFTFRPVGALFYGGEYGVRVQPPKWPVEIDGQLALVRAVDLRSRQYLVFIPADRYQLGLTYHWPETRRIERGFIGVRGMYVDRQRRFDPVADFAAPPPGYAVLGASVGFEVPLGPERLALSLVGNNLTNTRYRDYTSLLRYFADEPGWELMLRASLSFETLARPSARRRRKTPPSRVAT, encoded by the coding sequence ATGTTCGCGCCCTGGATCCTCGCGCTGGCACTGCCGGCCTCGGTCGACGACTGCGACGCGCAACTGCGCGGGCGCGCCATCGATGCCGCCACCGGCGAGGGCATCGCGGCCGCGCACGTGCGACTCTCGGATCGCGACGGCGAGCGCACCACCACCGCCGACGACGACGGCCGCTTCGCGTTCGAAGGCGTGTGCCGCGGCGAGCGAACCCTCGCGATCGGCCGCGCCGACTACGAGCCGCGCTCGCTGCGGGTCGCCATCGCAGCGCAGGATCCCACGCGCGAGCTCGAGGCGGTGCTCGAGCCCCGCATGGTCGATCGCGTCGACGACGTGGTGGTCGAGGCGCTCGCGCCGGCCCCCACCGAGCTGCGCGCAAGCCACAGCATCGATGGCGAGGCGCTCGCGCAGCTGCGCGGGCGCAACCTCGCCGACACGCTCGCGCGCGTGCCGGGGGTCACGGTGCTGCGCGGCAGCGGCGGTGCGCCCGGCAAGCCCATCATCCGCGGCCAGGACGAGCGACGCAGCCTGCTCATCTTCGACGGCGTGCGGCATGCCGGGCAGAAGTGGGGCCTCGACCATCCGCCCGAGATCGATCCCTTCGCGGCCGATCGCATCACCGTCATCAAGGGCCCGGGCGGCATCCGCTACGGCCCCGATGCCATCGGCGGTGTGGTGCTGGTCGAGCCCGCGCCGCTGCGCACGACGCCCGGCGTCGATGGCCAGGCCCACCTGGTGGGCGTCAGCAACGGCGTGCGCGGCACCGCGGCGCTGCGGCTCGATGGCGCCCACGCGCGCGCGCGCGGGCTGGCCTGGCGCGTCGACGGCAACATCACGCGCGGCGCCGCCATCATCACGCCGCGCTACCCGCTCGACAACACCGGCGCGCTGCAATGGAACGCCGGCGCGCGCGTGGGCTACCAGCGTCACGGCCACGAGTTCGTGGTCGCGTACCGACGCAACGTCGTGAAGAGCGGGCTGTGCACCTGCCTGCGCAACGCGACCCCCGAGGAGTTCCAGCAGGGCATCGCGTTGGGGCGGCCGGTGAACTGGCAGCTGTACTCGCGCGAGTACGCCATCGACCGCGCGTACAGCCACGCCAGCCACGACCTCGCGCTGGCCCGCGCCGTGGTCTCGCTCGGTGATGCCGGCCACCTGAGCGCGACCTACTCGCTGCAGCACAACCGCCGCCGCGAGTTCGACATCGTGCGCAGCGCGGTCGCAGGCCCGCAGTACACCTTCGTGCTCGACACCCACGGGGTCGACGTCGCCTTCGAGCGCACGCCGCAGCAGCTGAGCGCGGCGGTGTCGTCGAGCGGCACCTACGGGCTCGCCGCGTCGGTGCAGCGCAACCGCTTTCGTTCCAACCAGACGCTGGTGCCCGACTACCAGCAGCTGTACGCCGGCGTGTTCGCGGTCGAGCGCCTGGTGCTGCGCCGCGCCGAGCTGCAGCTGGGCGTGCGCTACGACGGGCTCTCGCGCGTCGCGACCCTGCGCCAACGCGACTACCTCGGGCAGGTCGCAGCCGGTCGACTGCAGCCCTCGCGCTGCGACGGCACCGCCGATGGTGGCGGCCGCTGCGGCTTCGCGTTCCACACCGGCTCCGCCTCGATCGCGACCGTGCTGCGGCCGATCCCCCGCGACGACGGCTTCGCGATCACGCTCGATCTCAGCAGCGCCGGCCGGGTGCCCGCGGTCGACGAGATGTTCTTGAACGGCAGCTCACCGTCGTTCCCGGTGCTGGGCCTGGGTGACGCGCGACTCGGGGTCGAGCGCACCTGGGGCGCCGCGCTCTCGCTGGCCTACGCCAACCGCTTCATCGCCACCGATGGCGCCGCGTGGGTGAACTGGATCGACGACTACATCTACTTCGGACCCGCGCCGGGCGGTCAGCTCACGCAGACAGTGCACGGCAGCTTCCCGCTGTTCACGTTCCGCCCAGTCGGCGCGCTCTTCTACGGTGGCGAGTACGGCGTGCGCGTGCAACCACCCAAGTGGCCGGTCGAGATCGACGGCCAGCTCGCACTGGTGCGCGCGGTCGATCTGCGCAGCCGGCAGTACCTCGTGTTCATCCCCGCCGATCGCTACCAGCTCGGCCTCACCTACCACTGGCCCGAGACCCGCCGCATCGAGCGGGGCTTCATCGGCGTGCGCGGCATGTACGTCGATCGCCAGCGTCGCTTCGATCCCGTGGCCGACTTCGCCGCGCCGCCACCGGGCTACGCCGTGCTCGGCGCCAGCGTCGGCTTCGAGGTCCCGCTCGGCCCCGAACGCCTCGCGCTCTCGCTGGTCGGCAACAACCTCACGAACACTCGCTACCGCGACTATACGAGCCTGCTGCGCTACTTCGCCGACGAACCCGGCTGGGAGCTGATGCTCCGCGCGAGCCTCTCGTTCGAGACGCTCGCGCGCCCGTCCGCCCGCCGCCGCAGGAAGACGCCGCCGTCCCGCGTCGCGACGTAG